A segment of the Asinibacterium sp. OR53 genome:
CGTGGGACATGAGTTTCAATTTCGCACCAGGCCAATGCCCAATTTTGATTTTGATGGGATCATCTACTGCAAAGTGCTGGAAATGGTTCCTTTCAAAAAATTGTCCTATTCCTGGAAAGGCGGCCCTGGCAATAGTAAAATGACGATGGATTCCGTTGTAGTATGGACGCTTGAAAAAAAAGACCATGGTACGGAATTATTGTTAAACCACAGTGGTTTCGGTGAAGGGCAAACCGCAGCCATCTTTGCGGTTATGGAGGAGGGATGGTTGAAGAATATCAAGAAGAT
Coding sequences within it:
- a CDS encoding SRPBCC domain-containing protein, whose translation is MQKAITHKWFYDHVPEQVWEYLTKSELMAQWLMENDFLPIVGHEFQFRTRPMPNFDFDGIIYCKVLEMVPFKKLSYSWKGGPGNSKMTMDSVVVWTLEKKDHGTELLLNHSGFGEGQTAAIFAVMEEGWLKNIKKIAGLLNASTHDTSHA